One region of Polypterus senegalus isolate Bchr_013 chromosome 11, ASM1683550v1, whole genome shotgun sequence genomic DNA includes:
- the rbm4.3 gene encoding RNA-binding protein 4.3, whose translation MVKIFIGNLPREATSEEIQSLFSQYGEVTECAIIKNYGFVHMKDRKSANEAIRNLHLYKLHGTAINVEASRNKSQGATKLHVANIDKSCTSQDLRALFEDYGTVTECDIVKNYAFVHMANSDEAMDAIKALDNSEFQGKRIHVQLSTSRQRTEEDDGYYQGGPPGREGFWPPKWPGERPNHGPPGFYGPGRFNHPPPYPHPPPPPPPPRPRPAMYMERSSYDDRNHAGVVDYYEKYRARPYGITSYEERRMAPLPPPPPPPPSMMRDRLSTSALDPYERRPLPPPPASASFYPRDRSPIRRPPPVPAPPVGNGYAYERTRLSPVSSLSRGSMYDMSRPREPFAERPSRFSY comes from the exons ATGGTGAAGATATTCATTGGGAACCTTCCTCGGGAGGCAACTTCCGAGGAGATCCAATCATTGTTTTCCCAATATGGAGAAGTGACGGAATGCGCGATAATCAAGAATTACGGGTTCGTTCACATGAAGGACCGAAAAAGCGCAAATGAAGCGATTCGCAATCTACATCTATACAAGCTACATGGCACTGCAATTAATGTCGAGGCAAGCAGAAACAAGAGCCAGGGTGCCACCAAGCTTCACGTGGCAAACATCGACAAGTCATGCACCAGCCAGGATCTTCGGGCCCTGTTTGAAGACTACGGGACGGTCACAGAATGCGACATCGTGAAGAACTACGCCTTTGTGCACATGGCAAATTCCGACGAGGCCATGGATGCGATCAAAGCACTAGACAACAGCGAGTTTCAAG GAAAACGGATTCACGTACAGCTCTCCACCAGTCGTCAGCGTACTGAAGAGGATGATGGCTATTACCAAGGAGGTCCTCCAGGGAGGGAGGGGTTTTGGCCCCCAAAATGGCCCGGTGAGCGCCCAAATCATGGGCCTCCGGGCTTTTATGGTCCTGGCAGATTTAATCACCCGCCACCATATCCACATCCACCCCCACCGCCTCCTCCCCCACGTCCTAGACCAGCCATGTACATGGAGCGCTCATCCTATGATGATAGAAATCATGCTGGGGTGGTGGATTACTATGAGAAATACAGGGCTCGTCCTTACGGCATCACCTCCTATGAGGAGAGGCGGATGGCACCACTGCCCCCACCTCCGCCTCCCCCTCCCTCCATGATGAGAGACCGCTTATCTACATCAGCTCTTGATCCTTATGAGCGTCGCCCCCTACCACCTCCACCAGCATCTGCTTCGTTTTATCCACGTGACCGCAGTCCAATTCGCAGACCACCTCCAGTCCCTGCGCCGCCCGTGGGTAATGGGTATGCATACGAACGCACACGTCTGTCCCCTGTGTCCTCGCTGTCCAGAGGCTCGATGTACGACATGTCGCGACCAAGGGAACCTTTTGCGGAGCGACCATCACGATTTTCGTACTAA